A genome region from Primulina eburnea isolate SZY01 chromosome 9, ASM2296580v1, whole genome shotgun sequence includes the following:
- the LOC140840415 gene encoding uncharacterized protein: MNLAGAQIFPNPLSAKHGRRFPFTLKSHRSKYDGDDGIPIEDVKTLVKFKSRHNYIRVLQVSRTAHHPLAGSRLLLLDAPGNIHSIFFPFKSLTNAYFDVLATLPPIIPPGPLAILGFGAGSSAKPVLEMHPEAVIHGWELDPSVISVAREYFGLEKLEKEHPDRLYIHTGNALNASTKDGFAGIFVDLFTKGCVIPQLQDASTWERLKRILKKGGRIMANVGGHCVEPEDIRKDGGVIMVETLKAMHKVFGDELFVLNLNDREDESSLALTGRLPDSNEWKKALKKPLRFYADLWKAYAPLEDQLPRK; encoded by the coding sequence ATGAATTTAGCTGGTGCCCAAATATTCCCAAACCCGTTGTCCGCAAAACATGGCCGCCGCTTCCCCTTCACACTCAAATCCCACCGGTCCAAGTACGACGGCGATGATGGAATCCCTATTGAAGACGTAAAAACTCTCGTCAAGTTCAAGTCCAGGCACAATTACATTCGAGTTCTTCAAGTTTCCAGGACAGCACACCACCCTTTAGCAGGATCCAGGCTTCTCCTTCTCGATGCCCCCGGCAACATCCACAGCATCTTTTTCCCTTTCAAATCACTAACTAACGCATACTTTGACGTCTTGGCTACACTGCCTCCGATCATTCCTCCCGGGCCTCTTGCCATACTCGGTTTCGGAGCCGGCTCATCCGCTAAACCCGTACTTGAAATGCACCCGGAGGCTGTAATCCACGGGTGGGAGCTGGACCCATCAGTAATTTCCGTCGCCAGAGAGTATTTTGGTCTCGAGAAGCTTGAGAAGGAGCACCCCGATCGGCTCTATATTCACACTGGAAATGCATTAAACGCCAGTACTAAAGATGGGTTTGCTGGAATTTTCGTTGATCTGTTTACTAAAGGCTGCGTGATCCCCCAGCTCCAAGATGCATCAACATGGGAAAGATTAAAAAGGATTCTTAAAAAAGGCGGGAGGATAATGGCGAACGTCGGTGGACACTGCGTGGAGCCTGAAGATATCAGAAAAGACGGAGGTGTGATAATGGTGGAGACTCTGAAGGCAATGCACAAAGTTTTTGGAGACGAGCTTTTCGTATTGAATCTTAATGATAGAGAAGATGAGAGTTCGCTTGCTCTTACCGGGAGGTTGCCGGATTCTAATGAATGGAAGAAGGCACTCAAGAAACCCTTGAGGTTTTATGCTGATTTGTGGAAAGCATATGCCCCGCTAGAAGATCAATTGCCACGGAAATAG